In Fulvia fulva chromosome 10, complete sequence, a single window of DNA contains:
- a CDS encoding Isocitrate dehydrogenase [NAD] subunit 1, mitochondrial, which produces MFSRRAVQALRCNAFSAAQPSIAARTYATTVSSDIFKPTKFGGKYTVTLIPGDGIGAEVSESVKTIFKADNVPVEWEQVDVSGMEDGNKHSEELFRESLASLKRNKLGLKGILHTPVTRSGHQSFNVALRQELDIYASIVLIKNIPGYETRHKNVDLCIIRENTEGEYSGLEHQSVNGVVESLKIITRAKSERIAKFAFSFALANNRRKVTCIHKANIMKLADGLFRNTVRKVGEEYPTIETNDMIVDNASMQCVSRPQQFDVMVMPNLYGGILSNIGAGLVGGPGIVPGCNMGREVAVFEPGCRHVGLDIQGKDQANPTALILSGSMMLRHLGLDDHANRISKAVYDVIAEGKTRTRDMGGSSTTHEFTRAVLDHMEASG; this is translated from the exons ATGTTCTCAAGGCGGGCCGTCCAG GCCCTGCGCTGCAatgccttctccgccgcccAGCCGTCGATCGCCGCGCGCA CATACGCGACGACCGTCTCCTCGGACATCTTCAAGCCAACCAAGTTCGGTGGCAAGTACACAGTCACCCTGATTCCAG GTGACGGTATTGGTGCGGAAGTGTCAGAGTCGGTCAAGACCATCTTCAAGGCAGACAACGTACCCGTGGAATGGGAGCAGGTCGATGTCTCTGGCATGGAGGACGGCAACAAGCACTCTGAGGAGCTTTTCCGCGAATCGCTGGCATCCCTCAAGCGCAACAAGCTCGGTCTGAAGGGCATCCTGCACACACCAGTAACACGATCCGGCCACcagtccttcaacgtcgCTCTCCGTCAAGAACTCGACATCTACGCCTCGATCGTGCTCATCAAGAACATCCCTGGCTACGAAACCCGTCACAAGAACGTCGACCTCTGCATCATCCGTGAGAACACCGAGGGAGAGTACTCCGGCCTCGAGCACCAATCTGTCAACGGCGTCGTCGAGTCGCTCAAGATCATTACCCGCGCCAAGTCCGAGCGTATCGCCAAGTTCGCTTTCTCCTTCGCGCTTGCCAACAACCGCCGCAAGGTTACCTGCATCCACAAGGCCAACATCATGAAGCTGGCCGATGGCCTCTTCCGCAACACTGTCCGTAAGGTCGGCGAGGAGTACCCAACGATCGAGACCAACGACATGATCGTCGACAACGCATCCATGCAGTGTGTCTCCCGCCCACAGCAATTCGACGTCATGGTCATGCCCAACCTGTACGGAGGCATCCTCTCCAACATCGGCGCCGGCCTTGTTGGTGGCCCCGGTATTGTTCCAGGCTGCAACATGGGCCGTGAAGTCGCCGTTTTCGAACCAGGATGCCGTCACGTCGGTCTCGATATCCAGGGCAAAGATCAAGCCAACCCAACTGCGCTTATTCTCTCTGGCAGCATGATGTTGAGGCATCTTGGACTCGACGACCACGCGAACAGGATCAGCAAGGCTGTTTATGATGTGATTGCAGAGGGCAAGACGAGGACGAGGGATATGGGTGGCAGCTCCACTACACATGAGTTTACGAGGGCTGTGCTTGATCACATGGAGGCATCGGGATAG
- a CDS encoding Cytochrome c1, heme protein, mitochondrial — MLSRTATKASRAFGAAKGAANNTAKRNASSQSSSESTASWGNTALLTSSTAAAAASVAFYWYQFGRPAHAMTPAEEGLHATQYPWEHEKYTKTFDHGALRRGFQVYREVCASCHSLSRIPYRTLVGNIMTVDEAKVIAEENEYDTEPNDEGEIEKRPGKLSDYIPSPYKNDEAARAANNGALPPDLSLIVKGRHGGCNYIFSLLTGYPEEPPAGAIVQEGLNFNPYFPGTGIAMARVLYDGLVEYEDKTPATTSQMAKDVVEFLNWAAEPEMDERKKMGWKVMVIGTTLFAMSVWVKRYKWSTIKTRKLSYQPPVPQQPKQPGGVFRR, encoded by the exons ATGCTGAGCCGGACAGCAACCAAGGCTTCGCGCGCGTTCGGCGCCGCGAAGGGTGCTGCCAACAACACCGCAAAG CGCAATGCCTCCTCGCAAAGCTCTTCCGAGTCGACCGCCTCATGGGGAAATACCGCACTCCTCACATCCTCCACCGCCGCCGCTGCTGCATCGGTAGCTTTTTACTGGTATCAGTTCGGCCGACCGGCACATGCCATGACTCCAGCTGAAGAAGG TCTCCACGCTACACAGTACCCATGGGAGCACGAAAAGTACACCAAGACCTTCGATCATGGCGCACTCCGCCGAGGTTTCCAGGTCTACCGGGAAGTCTGCGCTTCATGCCACTCGCTCAGCCGTATTCCCTACCGAACACTGGTCGGCAACATCATGACTGTCGACGAAGCCAAGGTCATCGCCGAAGAGAACGAGTACGACACCGAGCCCAACGACGAGGGCGAGATCGAGAAGCGCCCGGGAAAGCTTTCCGACTACATCCCAAGCCCATACAAGAACGACGAGGCCGCTCGTGCCGCAAACAATGGTGCACTGCCACCGGATCTCAGCTTGATCGTCAAGGGCCGTCACGGTGGCTGCAACTACATCTTCTCGCTTCTTACTGGATACCCCGAAGAGCCACCGGCCGGCGCCATTGTGCAGGAGGGCTTGAACTTCAACCCATACTTCCCTGGTACCGGTATCGCCATGGCTCGTGTGCTCTACGACGGCCTTGTTGAGTACGAGGACAAGACTCCAGCCACCACTTCGCAGATGGCCAAGGATGTCGTAGAGTTCTTGAACTGGGCTGCTGAGCCAGAGATGGACGAGCGCAAGAAGATGGGCTGGAAGGTTATGGTTATTGGTACCACGCTTTTCGCCATGTCTGTGTGGGTCAAGAG ATACAAGTGGTCCACGATCAAGACCCGTAAGCTTTCGTACCAGCCACCGGTGCCGCAACAGCCAAAGCAGCCAGGCGGTGTATTCCGAAGATAA
- a CDS encoding Aminopeptidase 2: MCRKDADTADANMDISKGRVVLPKNVKPLHYNVTLEPNFKTFKYDGKVEIELDVVEDTKAISLNSLEIDIKHTEIKAGGSTITSSPKLTHDEDTQTTHVEFTETIPAGTKATLIQKFEGTLNDNMAGFYRSSYKGDNGEDAWIATTQMEPTDCRRAFPCFDEPALKATFTVTLIADDKMTCLSNMDVASEKEVESAFGGKRKAVTFNKTPLMSTYLLAFIVGELKVREDNSFRIPVRVFCTPDKDIAHGKFSVELAARTLEFYEKEFASDFPLPKMDMVAIPDFSAGAMENWGLVTYRVVDLLLDDRNVSASTKQRVAEVVQHELAHQWFGNLVTMDFWDGLWLNEGFATWMSWYSCNIFYPEWKVWEGYVTDNLQSALGLDSLRSSHPIEVPVKRADEINQIFDAISYSKGSCVLRMISKYLGEDVFMEGIRRYLKKHAYGNTTTGDLWAALSDASGKDVERVADIWTKNVGFPVVTVTEDPKNNKIHVKQNRFLRTADVKPEEDQTLFPVFLGLRTKDGVKEDLTLNKREADFDAPLDFFKLNADHSGIYRTSYSQERLQKLGENAKAGLLSVEDRAGMIADAGALSAAGYQKTDGVLSLLQGFDTETSFVVWDELTARIGAIRSAWIFEDDKAKDALKKFHRDLVAPQSHKLGWQFSDKDGHIEQQFKALLFGNAASAGDEKTKAAAFDMFEKFTAGDRQAIHPNLRGSVYAVVLQYGGVKEYDALVHEYETGKNSDERNAALRSLGRARDPELIKRTLAYSLSKHVKEQDIYLPLAGLRAHKEGIEAFWAWMKENWELLRQKMPPSFTLLGSVVSMATSSFTKEKQLKDVEQFFDAHSTKGFDRNLAQSYDAIRAKIGWINRDSKIVEQWLKDNKYY; encoded by the coding sequence ATGTGTAGGAAGGACGCAGACACGGCGGATGCCAACATGGACATATCCAAGGGACGAGTGGTTCTACCAAAGAACGTCAAGCCATTGCACTACAATGTCACCCTCGAGCCCAACTTCAAGACGTTCAAGTACGACGGCAAGGTCGAGATTGAGCTGGATGTAGTCGAAGATACCAAGGCGATATCTCTCAACTCTCTGGAGATCGACATCAAGCACACCGAGATCAAGGCTGGTGGCAGCACCATCACCTCGTCGCCCAAACTGACCCACGACGAAGACACCCAGACGACTCATGTCGAGTTCACCGAGACGATCCCGGCTGGAACCAAGGCCACGCTCATCCAGAAGTTCGAGGGCACGTTGAACGATAACATGGCTGGCTTCTACCGATCCTCATACAAGGGCGACAATGGCGAAGATGCGTGGATAGCAACTACTCAGATGGAGCCCACAGACTGCCGCAGAGCATTCCCATGCTTCGACGAGCCAGCACTGAAGGCAACTTTCACTGTCACTTTGATTGCCGACGACAAGATGACATGCTTGAGCAACATGGATGTGGCTAGCGAGAAGGAAGTCGAGTCTGCGTTCGGTGGAAAGAGAAAGGCCGTTACATTCAACAAGACCCCGCTCATGTCCACATACCTGCTCGCCTTCATCGTTGGTGAGCTGAAGGTGCGCGAGGACAACAGCTTCCGTATACCAGTGCGAGTCTTCTGCACACCGGACAAGGACATCGCACATGGCAAGTTCTCTGTCGAGCTTGCTGCGCGTACACTCGAGTTCTACGAGAAGGAGTTCGCAAGCGACTTTCCCCTACCAAAGATGGACATGGTTGCCATCCCTGACTTCTCGGCTGGTGCCATGGAGAACTGGGGTCTCGTCACCTACCGTGTAGTGGATCTGCTTCTGGACGACAGAAACGTCAGTGCTTCGACCAAGCAGCGTGTGGCTGAGGTGGTGCAGCACGAGTTGGCTCATCAGTGGTTCGGTAACCTCGTTACGATGGACTTTTGGGATGGTCTGTGGCTCAACGAAGGTTTCGCTACCTGGATGTCATGGTACAGCTGCAACATCTTCTACCCAGAGTGGAAAGTCTGGGAAGGCTACGTCACGGATAACCTCCAATCTGCGCTTGGTCTCGACTCGCTGCGAAGCTCTCACCCTATCGAGGTGCCTGTTAAGCGTGCTGATGAGATCAACCAGATCTTCGACGCCATCTCATACTCGAAGGGTTCTTGCGTGCTGCGCATGATTTCTAAGTACCTTGGCGAAGATGTCTTCATGGAGGGTATCAGACGGTACCTGAAGAAGCATGCGTATGGCAACACGACTACTGGCGACCTGTGGGCTGCACTTAGCGATGCCAGCGGCAAGGATGTTGAGCGTGTTGCTGATATCTGGACGAAGAATGTTGGCTTCCCCGTTGTGACCGTCACCGAGGACCCTAAGAACAACAAGATTCATGTCAAGCAGAACCGTTTCCTGCGAACAGCTGATGTCAAGCCTGAGGAAGATCAGACTCTCTTCCCAGTGTTCCTTGGCCTGCGAACGAAGGACGGTGTCAAGGAGGATCTTACACTCAACAAGCGCGAGGCAGATTTCGATGCACCGCTGGACTTCTTCAAACTCAACGCTGACCACTCCGGTATCTACCGCACCTCGTACAGCCAAGAGCGTCTGCAAAAGCTCGGTGAGAATGCCAAAGCTGGATTGCTAAGTGTAGAGGACCGTGCCGGCATGATCGCCGATGCTGGTGCTCTTTCTGCTGCAGGCTACCAGAAGACAGACGGCGTTCTATCACTTCTCCAAGGATTTGACACTGAGACATCTTTCGTCGTCTGGGACGAACTCACCGCACGAATCGGCGCGATACGATCGGCCTGGATCTTCGAGGATGACAAGGCCAAGGATGCGCTGAAGAAGTTCCACCGGGATCTCGTGGCACCACAGTCGCACAAACTTGGCTGGCAATTCAGCGACAAGGACGGTCACATTGAGCAGCAGTTCAAGGCTCTGCTCTTCGGCAACGCCGCCTCTGCGGGCGACGAGAAGACCAAGGCTGCTGCCTTTGACATGTTCGAGAAATTCACCGCTGGCGACCGACAAGCTATCCACCCCAACTTGCGAGGTAGTGTCTACGCGGTCGTTCTCCAGTACGGAGGCGTGAAGGAGTACGATGCGCTTGTGCACGAGTACGAGACTGGAAAGAACAGCGACGAGCGCAATGCCGCACTTCGGTCACTTGGCCGGGCTAGAGACCCTGAGCTGATCAAGCGCACTTTGGCATACTCTCTCAGCAAGCACGTCAAGGAGCAGGACATCTACCTGCCTCTTGCCGGCCTGCGGGCTCACAAAGAAGGAATCGAGGCCTTCTGGGCATGGATGAAGGAGAACTGGGAGCTGCTCCGACAGAAGATGCCACCCAGCTTCACCCTACTTGGTAGCGTTGTCAGCATGGCAACCAGCAGCTTCACGAAAGAGAAGCAGCTTAAGGACGTGGAGCAGTTCTTTGATGCACACAGCACCAAGGGTTTTGACCGTAACTTGGCACAGAGTTACGATGCTATTCGTGCCAAGATTGGCTGGATCAACAGAGACTCGAAGATTGTGGAGCAGTGGTTGAAGGACAACAAGTACTATTAG
- a CDS encoding Transcriptional regulatory protein pro1 — protein MSSSAQPSGVTKQTSKMAAPKNVPSAEAKAAASKMHRRSRSGCFTCRLRRKKCEEGKPACKACKHLGLRCDYKRPMWWSNGEQRRQQKEMIKNIIKRTQLSKKQAQAQQSLNTSSPPPLSHSVPTSAEAPFAESFPQSRCPSEGSPYSDGCDYTPGLTPAHGFTYQSPEGYFAMPPPPQPFISAHQQYPMFSPYEVDIKTEREIYINNVPTRRDSTISTFSTFQPPPAAEGVPGYPADSWVQQEHFESTCEEFAEEPVDFNFFEYPHGPLDPDHGAVINVDEADKYLFNHFLDKVTKLIFPVLDANQHGSARTDVILPALESNQAYLHCCLSIAATHMRSTEGVTGEQIDNDIVRHRYSAISALCEALGQDVNHAQILEATLGMIFFQCSVGRPDDALPDIPWHQHFQAAASLVNKLELPASAMELSTTGQHPDFNMTLASWIDILGASLMNRQPMFAETYRAIHEQQGSIGLAELTGCEDNTMFLISEGVCLEVNKPYIDDVAACNYVTSLSHAITATEAAAPPVQNCFSSTGAIRPRQLTANISALFRVALRIYLLSLVPGNLNNGEGMVGLIGQFSKLMNFIPAGPEGFDRSVAWPLLIAGGSSIAGDSFRTMFDDRCRSLGDAANFGSFGRIRELLKELWSINDTAAAQGDFQGARWRDVMQQKGWEFLLM, from the exons ATGTCTTCTTCCGCGCAACCTTCAGGCGTAACCAAGCAGACCTCCAAGATGGCGGCGCCTAAGAACGTGCCCTCAGCGGAGGCAAAGGCAGCTGCTTCCAAGATGCACAGACGGTCAAGATCAG GTTGCTTTACTTGCAGATTACGAAGGAAAAAGTGTGAGGAAGGCAAGCCGGCCTGCAAGGCATGCAAGCATCTTGGCCTGCGATGCGACTACAAGCGGCCCATGTGGTGGAGTAATGGCGAGCAACGGCGGCAGCAGAAGGAGATGATCAAGAACATCATCAAGCGGACTCAATTGTCGAAGAAGCAGGCGCAAGCTCAACAATCGCTCAACACAAGCTCGCCGCCACCACTCAGTCACTCTGTGCCAACATCAGCAGAAGCCCCATTCGCAGAATCGTTCCCGCAGTCAAGATGTCCCTCCGAAGGCTCACCTTACTCGGACGGTTGCGACTACACCCCCGGACTCACCCCAGCACATGGCTTCACATACCAATCGCCCGAAGGATACTTTGCCATGCCACCGCCGCCGCAACCATTCATCTCAGCACACCAACAGTACCCAATGTTTTCGCCCTACGAGGTCGACATCAAGACCGAACGAGAGATCTACATCAACAACGTTCCGACCAGACGAGACTCGACGATATCTACGTTCAGCACATTCCAGCCTCCACCGGCAGCTGAAGGCGTCCCCGGGTATCCTGCCGACAGCTGGGTCCAGCAAGAACATTTCGAAAGCACCTGCGAGGAGTTTGCGGAGGAGCCAGTCGACTTCAACTTCTTTGAGTATCCACACGGGCCTTTGGATCCTGACCACGGGGCTGTGATCAATGTTGATGAGGCCGACAAGTACTTGTTCAACCACTTCCTGGATAAGGTGACGAAGCTCATATTCCCGGTCCTAGATGCGAATCAACATGGGTCAGCGCGAACAGATGTGATCCTCCCAGCTTTAGAGTCGAACCAGGCATACCTACACTGCTGTCTTAGCATAGCTGCGACACACATGAGATCGACGGAGGGCGTGACTGGCGAGCAGATTGACAATGATATTGTGCGGCACAGGTACTCGGCTATATCTGCGCTCTGCGAAGCTCTCGGCCAGGATGTGAACCACGCGCAGATCCTCGAGGCAACCCTTGGCATGATCTTCTTCCAGTGTTCAGTTGGTCGACCAGACGATGCACTTCCAGATATTCCATGGCACCAGCACTTCCAAGCAGCTGCCAGTCTAGTGAACAAGCTGGAGCTGCCTGCCTCTGCAATGGAGCTTTCGACAACTGGCCAGCATCCAGACTTCAACATGACTCTGGCTTCGTGGATCGATATCCTAGGAGCATCGCTGATGAACAGGCAACCAATGTTCGCCGAGACGTACCGAGCGATCCACGAGCAACAAGGAAGCATTGGACTGGCAGAGCTGACAGGATGCGAAGACAACACCATGTTCCTCATCTCAGAGGGTGTCTGCCTTGAGGTCAACAAACCATACATCGACGACGTCGCAGCCTGCAACTACGTCACCTCGCTATCCCACGCCATCACAGCTACTGAAGCAGCAGCACCTCCTGTCCAGAACTGCTTCTCCAGCACAGGCGCCATCCGCCCTCGACAGCTGACTGCCAACATCTCCGCCCTCTTCCGCGTAGCCCTCCGCATCTACCTCTTGTCCCTGGTGCCCGGCAACCTCAACAACGGCGAAGGCATGGTCGGCCTCATCGGCCAATTCTCCAAGCTCATGAACTTTATCCCAGCAGGCCCCGAAGGCTTCGACCGCTCAGTCGCATGGCCTCTCCTCATCGCCGGCGGCTCCTCCATCGCAGGCGACAGCTTCCGCACCATGTTCGACGACCGCTGCCGCTCGCTCGGCGACGCCGCCAACTTCGGCTCCTTCGGCCGCATTCGGGAACTTCTGAAGGAACTATGGTCCATCAACGACACCGCAGCAGCACAGGGAGACTTCCAGGGCGCACGCTGGCGTGACGTGATGCAGCAGAAGGGCTGGGAGTTCCTCCTCATGTAA